In Candidatus Methylacidiphilales bacterium, the genomic stretch TCCAAGTGGGTCGTCCTGCAAACCGGAACAGACGGGAAGACTTGGGTCGAGGGCGATGCAGCGCTTGCAGACCAGCCCTATACTCCCGCCTCGACTTTCAAGGTTCTGATCGCATGGGCAGGGTTGGAGGAAGGCAAAGCGAATCCTTCAACCTTGCATCGCGTCGCCGACAAACATGTTCCCGGCGCGCCACGGGAGCTCTCCATGACCGAGGCGATGTTTTATTCCAGCAACGACTATTTTATATGGCTTGCCGGACAGGTGGGGCGGGATAGGTTGGATGCCTATTTACTGCGCAGTGGCTGGGTGAGGGGAGCCTTCCCGAAGGATTGGTTGGGCAAGGAATGGGATCGGGTTGAACGAGGCGGTAATCTGACCATCACACCCCGTCAAAATCATGATTTCATGCGCGGGGTTGCGTCGGGACATTTTGCTTCTTCAAGCCGTGTGCAGGCGGATTTATTGGCCGCAATGCGCTGGCCGTCGGATCGGGAGGATTTGAGGCTCTACGGCAAGAGTGGAACGGCGGGCGGGGCGGTGTGGTTTAATGGATTTGCAGACACAGCGAAGGGTCGGCAGGTCGTGACGGTTTTTATGCCGGGCGGACTGGAGCTTCGTGTGCAGGTCATTGGAAAATTTTATGAGTGTTTCGGGTTGCATTTTAAAACGGAATGGCTGGCATCGCCTGATTTGACGCCGGATATTCACAAGAAATGATGTTGAATCTGGCATGAATATGGCTAGATATTTTGGCTTATGTTAAGGAAATACCAAGTGTGGTTGGCTGTTTTTTTACTGCCTCTGGCGGCGTTGAATGCCCAGCAGGCGCAACCGACGCAGTACAAGGCCAATGTCGCGGTTGAGCCCTTTCATGAAAACAAGATCGAGATCAGCGTTGAATCGGCAAACCTGTTTGATATCGGAAGCACGCACACCTATCACCTCGCACCCCAGACCGTGTCGCTTCACTGGCAATTGGATGATGTTGGAAATCAAGGCTGGCTTCGCGGCAACACCGAGTGGATTTTCAGCGGCTATTACACACCTGTGATTGAGGGGCCCGAGAACCGCTTTACAGGCGCGTTGTTTGGACCGCGTTATAATTTTGTACAGCCGGGCTGGAAATGGGTGCCGTATGTGGGCAGCCGGGTCGGCTTTGGCTTTACGGACAGCACCGGGGTGCTGGGAGCTCAGGGCCAGGACTTTTGCTTTTCCTTCGCCGTGGATGTTGGCGTGCGGTATATCATCAACGATACGGTCGATATTTCCATAGGCGGCATG encodes the following:
- a CDS encoding acyloxyacyl hydrolase, coding for MAVFLLPLAALNAQQAQPTQYKANVAVEPFHENKIEISVESANLFDIGSTHTYHLAPQTVSLHWQLDDVGNQGWLRGNTEWIFSGYYTPVIEGPENRFTGALFGPRYNFVQPGWKWVPYVGSRVGFGFTDSTGVLGAQGQDFCFSFAVDVGVRYIINDTVDISIGGMYEHYSNAGLSEPTHQNNGLDSAGPNVALNFKF
- a CDS encoding penicillin-binding transpeptidase domain-containing protein; amino-acid sequence: MNVRAAIFVGMLVWYVGAFCSVGAELPASSISKSKWVVLQTGTDGKTWVEGDAALADQPYTPASTFKVLIAWAGLEEGKANPSTLHRVADKHVPGAPRELSMTEAMFYSSNDYFIWLAGQVGRDRLDAYLLRSGWVRGAFPKDWLGKEWDRVERGGNLTITPRQNHDFMRGVASGHFASSSRVQADLLAAMRWPSDREDLRLYGKSGTAGGAVWFNGFADTAKGRQVVTVFMPGGLELRVQVIGKFYECFGLHFKTEWLASPDLTPDIHKK